From Puniceibacterium sp. IMCC21224, a single genomic window includes:
- a CDS encoding calcium-binding protein: MTTYTLDAYFYRPVTGVQDFAFSELAIVMAPAVNSVTYSYADPQGTGMATPVTLAGAGLYTLLLGGAVIPESTRSDSVVTLNWGAGQTSVAYQIDLGPDLGRYLVPLGGDPIGVADAAGFATFLASITAVRDVTSGGFAAGAEIALGGLPGVRLTQNDIIVGSTGNDTLSGAAGADLITALDGDDLLNPGSWAHSGMGSDSLLAGPGNDTIALPGTGSLDIALLHYDLDAGISVNIGGPGTNGIIDKGVNGITTVADIRPMNLLIGGTFSDDVITATNSFAGSITVVGLEGNDTFHLPTTGSASVGLDYSDPRSTSGIVADLGSGIIANDGFGFSDILTGRVTHLIATMQADDITGHGPAEQFYTLMAGDDTLDGGAGRDWVHYDDPAAGAVTVDLGLGTATGTWAGQAFVHTLINVEGIYGSARGDSLTGGAGGDTLYGEGGDDTLTGGLGDDSLIGGGGTDTAILGVMLADVVITIRGASVQIVSAMGSDVYSDDIERFQFTDALLAYGDLPIGGPGRPGVLRIGTDRADWLEGTSSDDTLAGGAGDDRLEGHEGHDNLSGSDGNDRIDGGGGDDQIGGGTGSDTLDGGAGNDTIGAGQGDDSAAGGEGDDIVNGGAGNDTLDGGAGNDTMGASFGNDFVRGGAGGDSLGGGAGRDTLDGGTGNDSIGGGEGDDRITGGDGRDFLAGGGRNDDINGGTGRDTLNGGAGDDTLTGGGGADVFVFNAFVAGEYDLITDFTAGLDSFRMTGVQNAPGTGLQGRVDALMITDALIDGQAGVTLTWEGHVIGVVGVAAADLGTGDFVFV, translated from the coding sequence GAGCTGGCGATTGTGATGGCGCCTGCGGTCAACAGCGTGACCTATAGCTACGCCGACCCGCAGGGGACGGGGATGGCGACGCCGGTGACGCTGGCGGGCGCGGGGTTGTATACCCTGTTGCTGGGCGGGGCGGTGATCCCTGAGAGCACACGCAGCGACAGTGTGGTCACACTCAACTGGGGGGCGGGGCAGACCAGCGTCGCCTATCAGATTGATCTGGGGCCGGATCTGGGCCGTTATCTGGTGCCGCTGGGGGGGGATCCGATCGGCGTGGCTGACGCGGCGGGCTTTGCCACCTTTCTGGCCAGCATCACCGCGGTGCGTGACGTGACCTCGGGCGGTTTTGCCGCCGGAGCCGAAATCGCTCTGGGTGGCCTGCCGGGGGTGCGACTGACGCAGAACGATATCATCGTTGGCAGCACCGGCAACGACACGCTGTCAGGGGCGGCGGGCGCGGACCTGATCACAGCCCTCGATGGTGACGATCTGTTGAATCCGGGCAGTTGGGCCCACAGCGGGATGGGCTCCGACAGCCTGCTGGCGGGGCCGGGGAATGACACCATTGCGCTGCCTGGAACCGGTAGCCTGGACATCGCCTTGCTGCATTACGATCTGGATGCCGGGATCAGCGTCAACATCGGCGGGCCGGGGACCAACGGCATCATCGACAAGGGTGTCAACGGCATCACCACCGTGGCGGATATCCGGCCGATGAACCTGCTGATTGGCGGCACCTTCAGCGATGATGTGATCACTGCGACAAATAGCTTTGCGGGCAGCATCACCGTGGTCGGGCTTGAGGGCAACGACACCTTTCACCTGCCGACAACCGGCAGCGCCAGCGTCGGGCTGGATTACAGCGACCCACGCAGCACCAGCGGCATTGTCGCTGATCTGGGCAGCGGTATCATCGCCAATGACGGCTTTGGCTTTTCTGACATTCTGACTGGCCGTGTCACGCATCTGATCGCCACCATGCAGGCCGACGACATCACTGGCCATGGCCCGGCCGAGCAGTTTTACACGCTGATGGCAGGCGATGACACGCTGGACGGCGGGGCGGGGCGCGATTGGGTGCACTACGATGATCCCGCAGCAGGCGCGGTGACTGTCGATCTGGGGCTGGGCACCGCCACAGGCACCTGGGCTGGTCAGGCCTTTGTTCACACCCTGATCAATGTCGAAGGTATCTATGGCTCGGCGCGGGGGGACAGCCTGACCGGTGGCGCCGGGGGCGACACTCTTTATGGCGAAGGCGGCGATGACACCCTGACCGGTGGTCTGGGGGATGACAGCCTGATCGGCGGCGGTGGAACTGATACCGCGATCCTTGGTGTGATGCTGGCGGATGTGGTGATCACGATCCGGGGGGCATCGGTGCAGATCGTCTCGGCTATGGGCAGCGACGTTTATTCCGATGATATCGAGCGGTTCCAGTTCACCGATGCGCTGCTGGCCTATGGCGATCTGCCGATCGGTGGCCCGGGGCGGCCCGGTGTGCTGCGGATCGGCACTGACCGGGCGGACTGGCTGGAGGGCACCAGCAGCGATGACACTCTCGCCGGGGGCGCAGGTGATGACAGGCTGGAGGGGCACGAGGGGCACGACAACCTCTCGGGTTCGGATGGCAACGACAGGATCGACGGCGGCGGCGGTGACGACCAGATCGGTGGTGGCACCGGGAGCGACACACTGGACGGCGGGGCGGGCAATGACACCATCGGTGCCGGTCAGGGCGATGACAGTGCAGCCGGTGGCGAAGGCGATGACATCGTCAACGGCGGCGCTGGCAACGACACGTTGGATGGCGGGGCGGGCAACGACACCATGGGCGCCAGCTTTGGCAACGATTTTGTCCGGGGCGGTGCGGGGGGTGACAGTCTGGGTGGCGGCGCGGGGCGCGACACGCTGGACGGTGGCACCGGGAACGACAGCATCGGCGGTGGCGAAGGCGATGACCGCATCACCGGCGGCGATGGTCGTGATTTCCTGGCCGGTGGCGGGCGCAACGACGATATCAACGGCGGCACTGGTCGCGACACGCTGAACGGTGGGGCTGGGGATGACACGCTGACGGGCGGTGGCGGCGCGGATGTGTTTGTGTTCAACGCCTTTGTGGCCGGAGAATATGATTTGATCACCGATTTCACCGCCGGATTAGACAGTTTCCGCATGACCGGGGTGCAGAACGCCCCCGGAACCGGGCTTCAGGGCCGGGTCGATGCGCTGATGATTACTGATGCACTGATCGACGGCCAGGCCGGGGTGACACTGACCTGGGAGGGGCATGTGATCGGGGTTGTGGGCGTGGCTGCGGCTGATCTCGGGACCGGTGATTTTGTCTTTGTCTGA